TGTAGTAATTTTTTATTTTATGCGTTAAATTAACTACAATTATGAATTTTTTATAACACGATATTTTATTTTAAAATTAAATTTAGTTTATAGTTTTGTGTAAAACTGATTAACAAAGATAACCACAACCTTGCATCAACAAGGTAATTTCTGTATAGATTACAGAATCGTATTATTTTAGCATATGATAGAATCATCAGCGCATCCTTACTGGATTATATCATTTAATTTTAGAAAATTATATAATTTATTATTATAAATGTTGCATAATAATATATTATGCTTGCTAAAATTTAATTATAATCTGTAAAGATGCCAAATTTTTGATAAAAATTTAAATAGCATTTATATATTGCTAAATGCTATTTTGATCAATAGTTACTGACTTACCCATAGTAGTGGAGATATTTATTTTTTTTATATAAGTTCCTTTGTGTGTGTATGGTTTGACGTGTTTAATCGATAAAATTAATGTTTCTAAGTTTTCTCTAAGATAAGAGGTATCGAAATTAATTTTTCCAATAGTAGCATGAATAATACCATTTTTGTCATTTTTGTAACGTATTTGCCCTAATTTAGCTTTTTTTACCGATTCTGATATATTATTGGATATAGTGCCCATTTTAATATTAGGCATTAAACCCTTGGGTCCTAAAATAGGACCAAGTTTGTTGATCAATGGCATTACATCAGAAGATGCAATAATTACATCTGGTAAATATTTTTCTATCTTTATTTTATTGCATAAATCTTCTAATCCGACTATGTCGGCTCCTGCGTCTTTAGCTAATTTAATATTTTCCCCCTGCGCAAAAACAGCAACTTGTATATTGCGTCCAATTCCATGCGGTAAAACGACAGAACTACGTATATTCTGGTCAGATTTACGTGTGTCAATACCTAAATTAATCGCAACATCAACACTTTCGATGAATTTTGCTTTTTTCATTTTTTTTAATATTTCTAATCCATCGGATATGTTATATTGTTGAGAGTTGTCACAATCTTTTTGCATTATATATATTTTTTTATTTTTTTTTCTATTTTTTTTATTTTTGTTAAATTTGTTCATAGTATATTAATCTTCCACTTCAAGCCCTATAGAATGAGCTGTGCCTATAATAGACCGTGACATTGCTTCTATGTTAGCTCCTGTCATATCGTCGGATTTAATTTGTGCGATATTATAAATTTGGGTGCGTGATATTTTTCCTGCATTTATTATTTTTGTTTTTCCTGATCCAGACGTAATATTTGCAGATTTTTTTAGTAAAAATGCAGCTGGAGGGGTTTTAGTAATGAATGTAAACGAACGATCGTTATATACTGTAATTATCACTGGAATTGGTAGAGTTTTTTCAAGTTTTTCAGTTTTTTCATTAAATGCTTTACAAAATTCCATGATATTAATCCCTTGTTGACCTAAGGCTGGTCCAATGGGAGGGCTGGGATTAGCGGTGCCAGCTAAAATTTGTAGTTTAATGCGAGCTTTTATTTTTTTTTTTACCATATTAATCACCTATAGAACAAGAATCAATAATGTTTATTAGATAATATATCTAATATTTTTTAGATAATTATATTTTTCTGTGTACATATGTTTATATATGTAAATAATATTTAAAATTATGATTTTTCAACTTGAGAAAAATCTAGTTCTACTGGGGTAGATCGACCAAAAATAGATACTGATACTTTTAAACGATTTTTTTCATAATCTACTTCTTCTACAATAGCATTGAAGTCAGAAAATGGACCACTGTTTACTCGAATTAATTCTCCAGGCTCGAATAAAGTTTTAGGACGCGGTTTATCACCTATTTGTTGTAATCTGCGCATAATATTATCTAGTTCTTTATCTCCGATAGGCGCAGGTTTATCGCATGTTCCTCCAATAAAACCCATAACATGTGGAATGTTTCGTACCAAGTGCCAACTGGATTCAGTCATTACCATTTGTATTAATACATAACCAGGAAAAAATTTACGTTCACTTTTTCTTCTTTGTCCAAATCGCATTTCCACTACTTCTTCGGTAGGCACTAGTACTTCACCAAACATTAATTCCATGTTATGGAGTTTAATATGTTCACGTAAAGAGCGAGCTACTCGATTTTCGAACCCAGAAAATGCTTGGATAACATACCAACGTTTTTTTATTGAAGTATTAGTCATTTTTTTATAGTTTTAACCCAAATGATATGATATACACTAGAACAGTGTCTAAACCCCACAGTAATAATGACATAATAATAGTTACTCCTATTATAATAAGAGTAGTGTTTAGTCCATCTTTATAAGTAGGCCATACTACCTTTTTTAGTTCAATATGCGCTTCTTTTCCAAATTTAATTATTAGTTTTCCAGATGTAGTAGTTAATATAATGCATGAAGCGACACTTATCACCAGCAGTAGAACAACGCTGCGCATGTAGATATTATATTGACAATATAAATAATTACCGATGATAGAGCTGATCAATAATATGCCTGCGCTTATCCATTTTGTTATTTCTAATATATATTTTTCTTTGTTTGTTTTATTTTTTTGCATGTAATATGCATTATTTATTGTGTAAGTTTAAGAATTATATTGCAGAATATAACCATTAGTTGTTAATTATGTAATGATTTAAGATATAACTTTAGATACAATACCAGCTCCTATAGTACGTCCACCTTCTCTGATAGCAAATCTCAATCCTTCATCCATAGCTATTGGAGAAATTAGCTGCACTAACATTTTAATGTTATCACCGGGCATTACCATATCAATATTTTTTGGTAGTTCAATAGTGCCAGTAACATCTGTAGTACGAAAATAAAATTGAGGACGATAACCTTTAAAAAATGGAGTATGTCTGCCTCCTTCGTCTTTATTTAAGACGTATACCTCTGATTCAAAACAAGAATGAGGTTTTATGTATCCAGGTTTAGATAAAACTTGCCCTCTTTCTACTTCATCTCTTTTAGTTCCACGCAATAAAATACCAACATTTTCTCCAGCGCGCCCTTCATCCAATAACTTTCGAAACATTTCTACTCCAGTACAAGTAGTTTTTACTGTATTTTTTATACCAACAATTTCTATTTCTTCTCCAACTTTAATGATACCACTTTCTATGCGTCCAGTAACAACAGTGCCTCTTCCAGATATAGAGAATACATCTTCTATAGGCAGTAGAAATGGTTGATCAATAGCACGTTTAGGTTCAGGGATATAGCTATCTAATATATTAGATAATTCCAATATTTTGTTTGACCAGAGTTCATCGCCTTCTAATGCTTTTATTGCAGATCCACGAATTATAGGAGTGCTGTCTCCTGGAAAATCATATTGAGATAATAATTCCCGCATCTCCATTTCTACTAATTCCAATAATTCTTCATCATCAACCATATCACATTTATTGATAAATACAATAATATGAGGTACTCCTACTTGTCTAGCTAATAAAATATGTTCTCTAGTTTGGGGCATAGGTCCATCGGTAGCTGCTACCACTAGAATTGCTCCATCCATTTGTGCAGCACCAGTGATCATATTTTTTACATAATCGGCATGTCCTGGGCAATCTACATGAGCGTAATGTCTGGATTTAGTGTCATATTCGACATGCGAAGTGTTTATGGTAATACCGCGTGCTTTTTCTTCTGGAGCATTGTCGATTTGATCAAAGGCACAGGCAGACCCACCATAATATTTAGATAAAACAGTAGTTATAGCAGAAGTTAAAGTAGTTTTTCCGTGATCAACATGACCAATGGTGCCGACATTAATGTGTGGTTTTATGCGTTTAAATGTTTCTTTAGACACTTTATATTCCTCTTATTTTATAGTAAGGCCAGTATTAATTATTTATTTTATTTAATACGAGTATTTATAATAGTTTGTGTAATGTTATTAGGAACTTCATTATATTTTAAAAATTCCATAGAATAGGAAGCGCGTCCTTGAGTCTGTGAACGTAAACTAGTAGCATATCCGAACATTTCAGATAAAGGCACATGGGCATAAATTATTTTATCATTAAACTCAGAATTTTTTAGATTGTTAATTATACCACGTCTGCGGTTTAAATCTGCTATAACATCTCCCATATATTCTTCAGGGGTCTCAATTTCTACATGCATAATAGGTTCTAGTAATATGGGATCAGCTTTCATAAATCCTTCTTTAAATGCTATGGAAGCAGCAATTTTAAATGCTATTTCTGATGAATCAACTTCATGATAAGATCCATCAAACACGGCCACGCAAATATTTACTATTGGATAACCGGCGAGTACCCCATTGTGTATTTGTTCTTGTATACCTTTATCAATAGATGGGATATATTCTTTTGGAATTGCTCCGCCTATAATTTCATTTAAAAATTTATAATTTATTTCTTTTTTTGTTGTTTTATTTTTATGTATAGGTTCGATGCGTAACCAAACATGCCCAAATTGCCCTCTTCCTCCTGATTGTCTGATAAATTTGCCTTCTTGTTTTACGCTGTTTCGGATAGTTTCTCGATAAGCAACTTGTGGTTTTCCTACATTAGCTGTTACATTAAATTCTCGTTTCATGCGTTCTACAAGTATTTCTAAATGTAATTCCCCCATACCAGCTATAATAGTTTGTCCAGAATCTTTATCAATCCAGACTCGAAAAGATGGATCTTCTTGAGCTAATCGATGTAAGGCTAAACTCATTTTTTCTTGATCTACTTTAGTTTTTGCTTCGACCATAACAGAAATTACTGGTTCTGGGAATTCCATACGTTCAAGAATAATGGGAGCATTAGGATCACACAAAGTATCTCCAGTAGAGACATCTTTTAACCCAATAGCAGCAGCAATGTCTCCAGAATGCACTACTTTAATTTCTTCTCTTTTATTAGCATGCATTTGTACGATTCTTCCAAAACGTTCATGTTTTTCTTTTGTAGCATTAAAAATGTTATCTCCGGAATTTACGACGCCTGAATATACTCGAAAAAAAGTTAAATTTCCTACAAATGGATCTGTAGCTATTTTAAAAGCTAGAGCTGAAAATGGTTCATGATCGCTAGCGTTTCTTGTGATCTGTGTAGAGTTATTTTTAATTACTCCGGTAACAGATTTTATATCGCTTGGAGCTGGTAAATATTCTATAACAGCATCTAACATTGCTTGTACACCTTTATTTTTAAAAGCTGATCCACATGTTACTAATACAATTTCATTGTTTAGAACTCTTTGACGTAATGCAGATTTAATTTCTTTTTCTGTTAATGAATTATTTTCAGATAAATATTTTTCCATTAATTCTTCAGAGGTTTCCACAGCAGCTTCTATTAAATATTTATGCCATTTATGTGATAATTCTGTGAATTTTTTAGGTATATCGCTGTAAGTAAAGGTAACTCCTTGGTCTGATTCATTCCAATGAATGGCTTTCATTTTAATTAAATCGATAATTCCTTTGAATTCATCTTCTGAACCTAAAGCTAATTGAATGGGCACGGGATTTGCACGTAGTTTAGTTTTTAACTGATTTACGACTCGTAAGTAGTTTGCGCCCACTCTGTCCATTTTATTTATAAACGCAATACGTGGTACTTTGTATTTATTTGCTTGACGCCATACTGTTTCAGATTGTGGTTGTACGCCTCCTACAGCACAATAAATCATTACTACTCCATCAAGTATGCGCATAGAACGTTCTACTTCTACGGTAAAGTCAACATGACCAGGAGTATCTATAATATTAATACGATGCGCATCGAATTGTTTTGCCATACCAGACCAAAAGCATGTTGTTGCCGCAGAAGTGATAGTTATACCTCGTTCTTGTTCTTGTTCCATCCAATCCATTGTTGCAGAACCAGTATGTACTTCGCCAATTTTATGATTTACACCTGTATAAAATAAAATTCGTTCAGTAGTAGTAGTTTTTCCTGCGTCGATATGCGCACTGATACCAATATTACGGTACCGTATAATCGGTGTTACACGAGCCATTTCTGCCCTCAATAAGTAATATAATATAGTTTTTAATAAAATATTTTGTTTATTTCATTTGAAAATTTATGAGCTTTAGTATTGTAAAAAGTATATATAAAATTTATATAAGAATGTTAGTGATTATTAAATTTTAAGTGTTAAAAGAATTCATTTAAATTTAATAGTATCAATCACCAGCGATAATGCGCAAAAGCTTTATTGGATTCTGCTATTCGGTGTATTTCTTCTCGTTTTTTTACGGCGTTTCCTTTGTTTTCTGTAGCATCTATTAATTCATTTGCGAGACGTAATTCCATAGATTTATCTTGTCTTTTTCGAGCTGATTCAATAATCCACCGCATTGCTAAAGTATTTCTACGTGTTAGACGTACTTCTACGGGCACTTGATAAGTGGACCCTCCAACTCTTCTGGATTTTACTTCTACAATAGGACGTACGTTATTTAAAGCTATTTCAAATATTTTTAAACAGTCTTCTTCTTTTTTGTTATGATTACGCTGGAATTTTTTAGACAACATATTTAATGCTGAGTATACTATTGTTTCTGCAATGGATTTTTTTCCATTTAACATTAAAATATTAATAAATTTTGCTAATAAATCAGACCCGAATTTTGGTTCTGGGGAAATGTTGCGTTTCATGATAAAATGACGGCGCGACATACATTTTTACTCCTTTTAAAATTTACCCCTATTACTAGGTAATGCAGTTGTATCGGTGTAAATTTAATATGATATATATTTAAAATATGACGCAATAAATGCGCTCGATGATTATTTATATAATGTTACTATCGTTACTGTCAATGGGATTTTTTGTTTTTTGTACCGTATTTAGAGCGGCCTTTTTTTCGAGAATTAACGCCTGAGCAGTCAAGAGCGCCTCGAATCACATGGTACCGTACACCTGGTAAATCTTTAACGCGACCTCCTCTAATCAGAATAGAAGAGTGTTCCTGTAGATTGTGCCCCTCCCCTCCTATATAAGAGGTTACTTCTAGCCCATTAGTTAATCGCACGCGACATACTTTTCTTAATGCAGAATTCGGTTTTTTTGGAGTAGTGGTGTATACTCGTATGCATACGCCTCTTTTTTGAGGACATGCATTTAACGCTGGAACAGTGCTTTTAAAGGTCTTTTTGGGACGTGCAGTGCGTACAAGTTGGTTGATGGTAGTCATTATTAAATTTCCTATCTCTTAATTTTCAATTATATTAATTTTTATTATACATTATTAATGGCATTTTAGATGTAATGTTGGTTCAAAAATGCTATTATTATTGAATAATAAAGTCAAGAGAATTATATTACTACCCAGTAGTTTGTTGCTACTTTATAGAAAGATGTATTGATTTTATCGTTATTGTTATAACACAAATTTTAATATAATTAAAAAATTATTCTGATTTATTTATCAAATAGGAATTTTTATCAAAATTACACTATGCATAAATTATACAAAATTAATACGAATAATTAAATAGTGTATTAGCATATAATTAGTTGTTTTGCAAAAGCGCGTTATTAGTTGCTATATTACGTGTCTTCACATTATTTCATAAAATATTATGTTTTATATATTATAGATTTAAGTATATTAACTATATACTATTAGTGTAGTCATGTTTTTGAGAAGTAGTATACTGAAAATAGAGAGAGTTTGATTCGCATTTGTTGTATTTTAAATTGGGGTATATTTAAGTTAATAGATAATTCCGGTCAACGCTAAAGAAATAATAGAAATAAATAAAATAAATTTAATAAGTAATGATTTCATAGATTGCCTTGTTATAATAATTTTATATGATTATTTATATAGAATGTTTTCTAATTCTGAGTAGTTAATTTTTTATTATTTTAAATTTAATACTATAGATATATTTATATAGTATACTATTAGTGTTTATAAAAGTTAATAGTTTAAAAATATTATGAGTGATATGTCTATTAAGTATTAAATTAGTGTTTGTTTATATTTTAAATTAGACAGGTAATACTTTAAATGATATTAAACTTATAGGGGTGTTAGTATTTTTATTTGACAAATATGATGTTTCATATTGATTAATAAATCGATCATGATTTGATTACATTGATAATAGATTATAATATTGATGTGTAATGTTTATACATATAAACTATATTTAGTATTTAACTTAAGTGATTACTTAAGTTAAATGTATTGTTTGTTGAGCGTTCGTTTAAGTATATTAATTGTTTAGTTTAAATGTTCATTTTGTTAAATAATACAGTTTTGTTAATAACAAAAATATCTAATATATAGGAATTAATAGTATGTGGTGGTATAACGCTATTGGTCATACTAATAACTATAATACAGTAAATGGTTAGTATGAATAATTTTAGAAGTTTTATTTATTGAGAGTTATGTGAATGTTTCGGTGTGTTATGATAGATTTATAGATTAGTTTTTGATAAAAATTTTCTATTATTTACAATAGAATTATAATAATGTTAATTGTTTGTTTGCCAATAAAAATTTGATTTTTTTTGAAAAATTAATATTGTTTGATTTTAGGAGAAAAAACTATAATTGATAATTGCATAATATATTACACATTGTGTAATAGAACTTAATGTAATTAAGGTACCGGAGGTAGTTTTATAAATATTGATAAAAATTTCTATTTTTAGAAATTAAGATGTTTATGAAATTAAATAGTGTTAGATTGATTTTTGGGTATTTAGTGCGCTCAATAAAAGTAGAGGGTGTTATGGAAATATTGTTACTATAGTAGTAAATTTAATATTTATAGATGAATATATTTTGAAGCGTAATGGTTGTTTAGAACTGCGTGATTTAGTAGTTTATATGTTGAATGGTTATTTCTAATGTAATTTTATAGAAAGTTAGCTAGGATATTGTGTCCTTGTTCACTTAATACGCTTTCTGGATGAAACTGTACACCTTCTGTTTTGAAGGTTTTATGACGGATACCCATAATTTCTATTAAGTTGTTGTTATTTATAACATTCCAGGCTGTTATCTCCAAACATTTGGGCAGGGTATTTGTCTCTACTATCCAGGAATGATAACGTATCACATTTAATGGTTGTGTTATTCCTGAAAAAACCCCAGAGTTATTATGATAAATTTTGGAGGGTTTTCCATGCATTATTTTATGCGCACGTCGTAGTTTGGCGCCAAAAAATTGGGCTATTGCTTGATGTCCTAAACATATTCCAAGAATAGGCAATATTTTATGAAAATAAGCAATTACTTCTAGTGAGATGCCTGCGTTTTTTGGAACGCCAGGTCCTGGAGAAATAATTAAATGTGTAGGGGATAATTGTTTAATATCTGCTATGTGAATATTATCATTTCTTTTGACTTGTACGATTTTTCCCATTTCTCGGAAATATTGATATAAATTCCAAGTAAAGGAATCATAATTATCTATAATAAGTATTTTATTCATTATAAGATCCTAATTATTTTAGGCTTGTAATTAAAGGTATAGTTATTTAACGATGATATTTATATGTAAAAATACAAATTATGTATATGATATATTATAGTGATATTTTATGTATTTAATACGTGATTTTTTTGTAAAAAATATTACATAATTATTGTGTATTTTTGAATGAGCTATTTCATAGAATCTTTGCTTTTTACATTTTAAATTTAAAATACTACTGTATTAGTGTATAAAAATGAAACTAATTATTTTAAGTTAATAGTCCAATTGTTTTTTGTACTTTATATAACATGAGTTGAGCTTTTTTTCGCGCTTTTTTTGCTCCAGCATCTAGAATAGAATATAACTTATCTTCGTTATTACGTTCAATACAGTAACGATCTTGTAGTGGTGTTAGTATTAGTGATATCGCTTGTATAATTGCAGTCTTTAGTTGGGAATAAGTTTTATTTAGAAATATTTTTTCTAAATATACAATAGGTTGCTCACGTATTCCTGAAAGAATTTCTAATAAATTAGAAATACCAGGTTTCTTAATAAGATCATATTTAATTATTGGTGGATTATCAGTATCAGTAATTGATTTTTTTATTTTTTTTGATGCGATGCTAATATCATCTAAAAGAGTAATAATATTATTAGGGTTATGATCAGATTTAGACATTTTTTTGTATGGGTCTAATAGTGACATAATACGAGCACCATAGTTGGGAATTAATATTTTTGGTATAACAAAAATAGTATTATTGTATTTATAATTAAAGCGTTTAGCAATATTTTGTGTTAGTTCTAAGTGTTGTTTTTGGTCTTCACCTACCGGAACAAAATTAGTTTGATATAGCAAAATATCTGAAGCCATTAATACTGGGTAATTAAATAATCCAAGATTAATGTGATTTTTTTGTTGAATAGTTGATTTTGTTTTAAATTGATTCATGCGTTGTAGTTCCCCAAAATATGTATAGCAGGTTAATAACCAATTTAGTTGACTATGTTCTGGGACATGAGATTGAATAAATATTATGCTATTATTTGGATTAATACCGCATGCTAAATATAATGCTAGAGTGTCTAGTGACATTTCATATAATTTATATGGCGTTTTATTATCATGATTTGTAATAGAGTGTAAATCAGCTATACAATATATACATTGATAGTTATATTGCATTTTAACCCATTGTCGTATTGCTCCGATATAATTACCAATAGTAAGTTGTCCGGATGGTTGAGTGCCACTAAATACAATTGGTTTATTCATAGTATTATTTTATAATGTAAATATAGTATTTTGTTTTTATTGTTTAGTTTATATTAATAATTACTTTAAAATATTTGATTTATTAAATTTTAAATCGATTAAATTTAATTGATTTAAAGTATGCATATAATTAGTAATTGAGATTAGTTAATTTAATTAAATATTATGGTATATATTGTGTTATTTTTTAATTAAAAGTATTATTTTTTATGTTTTTGATAATATGCAGCGAAGAGTATTTATAATTTTATGATAATTTGGAGCTTTAAAAATAGCGGATCCTATAACAAACAAATTAGCGCCAGCTTTTGAAATTTCATATATATTGCTTGTATTAATTCCTCCATCTACTGATAAATCAATATTGCGATTAACATTATCTATAAGTTTACGTGTTTTACATATTTTTTTTAAAATTGTTGGAATAAATACTTGTCCGCTAAAACCTGGATTTACTGCCATTAATACGATTAGATCAATTTTATCCATTAAATATTCTAGATAATTGAGCGTGGTGCTAGGGTTAAAAACTAATCCTGCTTTGCAGCCATGTTCTTTAATTAATTCTACAGATCGATCAATATGTTCTGTTGTTTCTGGATGAAAACTAATGTAATCCGCTCCCACAGAAGCAAAATCTAATATTAATTGGTCTATTGGTTTTGTCATGAGATGCACATCTATAGGAATATTAATGCCATATTCCCGCAAAGATTTTAATACCATAGATCCCATGCTTAAGTTTGGAACATAATGATTATCCATTACATCAAAATGTAATATATCTGCTCCAGCAGATATGACATTAGTAACATCTTCTCCTAATTTAGAAAAATTTGCTGAAAGGATGGATGGCGCTATTAAGAAATGTTTCATTATAATTCTCGACAAAATTTAATGTTATAAAATATAAATAGATCTTAAAATTTAAGTGAATTGTTTTGTTGATGTATTAGTGGTATTCTTATTATAAGAAATACGTATTTTATATCTTATAAAATATAATATATTACATATACTATTATATGTTTTATATATAGTATATAGTTAAAATTTAATATGTTGCGCAAAATACCATATATGTAGTTTTAATTTTTAATTAAGTTTTATATATAAATTTAAATTTATATTATAATATAATTTATATGTTTAAATGTTGTTATTGCATTGTGTGGTTCTAATTTTCTAAAAAATTAGAACAATAAATATATACGTAATTATACGTGTTTTCACGTTATTAATATTAAATATTCTTAATAAGAATTATTCTGAATAGATAATGATATTACTTCCGGTTTAACATTAAAAAATGTTTTTACTTTTCCTATAGCAATAGGTAACACTAAATTTATTTGTGTTGAATTTGATTTCTTGTCGCGTATCATATATTTCATATAATTTTTAGGCGTCATGTTTTTAGGGCCTTGTACAGGTAAATTAGCTCTTTTTAATAATAATATTACACGTTTAGCATCGTTTTTATCAAATTGTTTTAAATGTAATGCAGCGTTTATCGCCATAATTATTCCTGCTGATACGGCTTCTCCATGAGACCATTGTGCATATTTCTGATATGACTCTATTGCATGTCCATAGGTGTGACCTAAATTTAGTGAGCTTCTGGCATGTTGATCATATTCATCTAGCTCAACTATGTATTTTTTTAATTCGCAACAACGACGAATACAATATGTCATTGTTGATGGATTTAGAGTTAATAAATTGTTTAAATTATTTTCTAACCAGTTAAAAAAATTTGCATCAAGTGCGATAGCGTATTTTATTATTTCTGCTAATCCTGCAGAAAAATCTTTAGTTTTTAGTGTATGTAGAACACTTGGA
This sequence is a window from Candidatus Blochmannia ocreatus. Protein-coding genes within it:
- the rpe gene encoding ribulose-phosphate 3-epimerase; the encoded protein is MKHFLIAPSILSANFSKLGEDVTNVISAGADILHFDVMDNHYVPNLSMGSMVLKSLREYGINIPIDVHLMTKPIDQLILDFASVGADYISFHPETTEHIDRSVELIKEHGCKAGLVFNPSTTLNYLEYLMDKIDLIVLMAVNPGFSGQVFIPTILKKICKTRKLIDNVNRNIDLSVDGGINTSNIYEISKAGANLFVIGSAIFKAPNYHKIINTLRCILSKT
- the aroB gene encoding 3-dehydroquinate synthase, whose translation is MEKIIVRLHKKTYPIIITNKLFDDFSSFWPININDQIVFITNNKVAPIYLDKLTTLLNRSGIKTDQLILPDGEKNKSLNILNQIFTKLLKNNYDRVNTILIAVGGGVIGDITGFAAATYQRGIRFIQVPTTLLSQVDAAIGGKTGINHTLGKNMIGAFYQPIAVLINPSVLHTLKTKDFSAGLAEIIKYAIALDANFFNWLENNLNNLLTLNPSTMTYCIRRCCELKKYIVELDEYDQHARSSLNLGHTYGHAIESYQKYAQWSHGEAVSAGIIMAINAALHLKQFDKNDAKRVILLLKRANLPVQGPKNMTPKNYMKYMIRDKKSNSTQINLVLPIAIGKVKTFFNVKPEVISLSIQNNSY